One window from the genome of Manis pentadactyla isolate mManPen7 chromosome 15, mManPen7.hap1, whole genome shotgun sequence encodes:
- the ADAT1 gene encoding tRNA-specific adenosine deaminase 1 isoform X8 translates to MLEFEDQPCCPVSRDWASDPSEASGNLEAPENKRKYEDLDSTVTKKMRFEPGAPDGMAHHQSFGSQRSSPVPPHVSSSNLTAEELAAVTRKAPNGAKVVDVYRTGAKCVPGEVGDSGRPGAAYHQVGLLRVKPGRGDRTRSMSCSDKLARWNVLGCQGALLMHFLEEPIYLSAVVIGQCPYSQEAMQRALTGRCQDVSPLPKGFGVQEVKILQSDLLFEQSRCALQAKRADSPGRLVPCGAAISWSAVPEQPLDVTANGFPQGTTKKGIGHLQARSRISKVELFRSFQKLLSSISEDKWPDTLRLQKLETYQEYKEAASAYQEAWNILRKQAFGSWIRNPPEYHQFK, encoded by the exons ATGCTTGAGTTTGAAGATCAGCCTTGCTGTCCTGTCAGTAGAGACTGGGCCAGTGACCCATCAGAAGCCAGTGGTAACCTGGAAGCTcctgaaaacaaaaggaaatatgaaGACCTGGACAGTACTGTGACCAAAAAGATGAGGTTTGAGCCCGGGGCTCCTGATGGTATGGCTCACCATCAGAGCTTTGGCAGTCAGAGAAGCAGCCCAGTCCCACCACATGTCAGCAGTTCCAATCTCACTGCAGAGGAATTGGCTGCTGTCACCAGAAAGGCCCCCAATGGTGCCAAAGTGGTGGACGTCTACAGAACTGGAGCCAAGTGTGTGCCTGGAGAAGTCGGAGACTCCGGGAGGCCTGGGGCTGCATATCACCAGGTGGGGCTGCTCCGAGTGAAGCCAGGCCGGGGAGACAGGACTCGCTCCATGTCCTGCAGTGATAAGTTGGCGCGGTGGAATGTCCTCGGATGCCAAGGGGCACTGTTGATGCACTTCCTGGAAGAGCCCATCTACCTGTCAGCTGTGGTCATTGGGCAGTGCCCGTACAGCCAGGAGGCCATGCAGAGGGCGCTGACAGGGAG GTGTCAGGACGTCTCACCTTTACCCAAAGGCTTTGGAGTTCAAGAAGTGAAAATACTGCAGTCAGATTTACTATTTGAACAGAGCCGCTGCGCATTGCAGGCAAAAAGGGCTGACAGCCCAGGCCGACTTGTTCCTTGTGGGGCAG CCATCAGCTGGAGCGCAGTTCCTGAGCAGCCATTGGACGTCACTGCCAACGGCTTTCCACAGGGAACAACGAAGAAAGGAATCGGACACCTTCAGGCCAG ATCTCGAATCAGCAAAGTGGAACTCTTTAGATCATTCCAGAAGCTGCTAAGCAGTATTTCAGAAGACAAATGGCCAGACACACTCAG GCTGCAGAAGCTGGAGACATACCAGGAGTACAAGGAGGCTGCATCTGCTTACCAGGAGG
- the ADAT1 gene encoding tRNA-specific adenosine deaminase 1 isoform X1 — protein MVCNVRLWLNYRASAPAQTMWTANEIARLCYEHYGIRLPKQGKPEPNREWTLLAAVVKIQRTADRVCDCPDKPLQVTREVVSMGTGTKCIGQSKMRKNGDILNDSHAEVIARRSFQRYLLHQLHLAAALEEDSIFVPGTQRGLWKLRPDLLFVFYSSHTPCGDASIIPMLEFEDQPCCPVSRDWASDPSEASGNLEAPENKRKYEDLDSTVTKKMRFEPGAPDGMAHHQSFGSQRSSPVPPHVSSSNLTAEELAAVTRKAPNGAKVVDVYRTGAKCVPGEVGDSGRPGAAYHQVGLLRVKPGRGDRTRSMSCSDKLARWNVLGCQGALLMHFLEEPIYLSAVVIGQCPYSQEAMQRALTGRCQDVSPLPKGFGVQEVKILQSDLLFEQSRCALQAKRADSPGRLVPCGAAISWSAVPEQPLDVTANGFPQGTTKKGIGHLQARSRISKVELFRSFQKLLSSISEDKWPDTLRLQKLETYQEYKEAASAYQEAWNILRKQAFGSWIRNPPEYHQFK, from the exons ATGGTTTGTAATGTGCGCCTCTGGCTTAATTACAG GGCCTCTGCACCAGCTCAGACCATGTGGACTGCGAATGAGATTGCAAGGCTGTGTTATGAGCACTATGGGATCAGGCTGCCCAAGCAGGGAAAGCCTGAGCCCAACCGCGAGTGGACTTTATTAGCAGCCGTGGTGAAGATCCAACGCACAGCTGACCGGGTCTGTGACTGCCCTGACAAACCACTGCAAG TAACGAGAGAAGTTGTCTCAATGGGAACAGGAACAAAATGCATAGGCCAGTCCAAAATGAGGAAGAACG GAGACATCCTCAATGACAGCCATGCTGAGGTCATAGCCAGAAGGAGTTTTCAAAG GTACCTTCTCCATCAGCTCCACTTGGCGGCCGCCCTGGAGGAGGATAGTATCTTTGTCCCAGGGACTCAGAGAGGACTGTGGAAACTCAGACCAGACCTCTTGTTTGTGTTTTACTCCAGCCATACTCCCT GTGGGGATGCTTCCATCATCCCAATGCTTGAGTTTGAAGATCAGCCTTGCTGTCCTGTCAGTAGAGACTGGGCCAGTGACCCATCAGAAGCCAGTGGTAACCTGGAAGCTcctgaaaacaaaaggaaatatgaaGACCTGGACAGTACTGTGACCAAAAAGATGAGGTTTGAGCCCGGGGCTCCTGATGGTATGGCTCACCATCAGAGCTTTGGCAGTCAGAGAAGCAGCCCAGTCCCACCACATGTCAGCAGTTCCAATCTCACTGCAGAGGAATTGGCTGCTGTCACCAGAAAGGCCCCCAATGGTGCCAAAGTGGTGGACGTCTACAGAACTGGAGCCAAGTGTGTGCCTGGAGAAGTCGGAGACTCCGGGAGGCCTGGGGCTGCATATCACCAGGTGGGGCTGCTCCGAGTGAAGCCAGGCCGGGGAGACAGGACTCGCTCCATGTCCTGCAGTGATAAGTTGGCGCGGTGGAATGTCCTCGGATGCCAAGGGGCACTGTTGATGCACTTCCTGGAAGAGCCCATCTACCTGTCAGCTGTGGTCATTGGGCAGTGCCCGTACAGCCAGGAGGCCATGCAGAGGGCGCTGACAGGGAG GTGTCAGGACGTCTCACCTTTACCCAAAGGCTTTGGAGTTCAAGAAGTGAAAATACTGCAGTCAGATTTACTATTTGAACAGAGCCGCTGCGCATTGCAGGCAAAAAGGGCTGACAGCCCAGGCCGACTTGTTCCTTGTGGGGCAG CCATCAGCTGGAGCGCAGTTCCTGAGCAGCCATTGGACGTCACTGCCAACGGCTTTCCACAGGGAACAACGAAGAAAGGAATCGGACACCTTCAGGCCAG ATCTCGAATCAGCAAAGTGGAACTCTTTAGATCATTCCAGAAGCTGCTAAGCAGTATTTCAGAAGACAAATGGCCAGACACACTCAG GCTGCAGAAGCTGGAGACATACCAGGAGTACAAGGAGGCTGCATCTGCTTACCAGGAGG
- the ADAT1 gene encoding tRNA-specific adenosine deaminase 1 isoform X3, with protein MWTANEIARLCYEHYGIRLPKQGKPEPNREWTLLAAVVKIQRTADRVCDCPDKPLQVTREVVSMGTGTKCIGQSKMRKNGDILNDSHAEVIARRSFQRYLLHQLHLAAALEEDSIFVPGTQRGLWKLRPDLLFVFYSSHTPCGDASIIPMLEFEDQPCCPVSRDWASDPSEASGNLEAPENKRKYEDLDSTVTKKMRFEPGAPDGMAHHQSFGSQRSSPVPPHVSSSNLTAEELAAVTRKAPNGAKVVDVYRTGAKCVPGEVGDSGRPGAAYHQVGLLRVKPGRGDRTRSMSCSDKLARWNVLGCQGALLMHFLEEPIYLSAVVIGQCPYSQEAMQRALTGRCQDVSPLPKGFGVQEVKILQSDLLFEQSRCALQAKRADSPGRLVPCGAAISWSAVPEQPLDVTANGFPQGTTKKGIGHLQARSRISKVELFRSFQKLLSSISEDKWPDTLRLQKLETYQEYKEAASAYQEAWNILRKQAFGSWIRNPPEYHQFK; from the exons ATGTGGACTGCGAATGAGATTGCAAGGCTGTGTTATGAGCACTATGGGATCAGGCTGCCCAAGCAGGGAAAGCCTGAGCCCAACCGCGAGTGGACTTTATTAGCAGCCGTGGTGAAGATCCAACGCACAGCTGACCGGGTCTGTGACTGCCCTGACAAACCACTGCAAG TAACGAGAGAAGTTGTCTCAATGGGAACAGGAACAAAATGCATAGGCCAGTCCAAAATGAGGAAGAACG GAGACATCCTCAATGACAGCCATGCTGAGGTCATAGCCAGAAGGAGTTTTCAAAG GTACCTTCTCCATCAGCTCCACTTGGCGGCCGCCCTGGAGGAGGATAGTATCTTTGTCCCAGGGACTCAGAGAGGACTGTGGAAACTCAGACCAGACCTCTTGTTTGTGTTTTACTCCAGCCATACTCCCT GTGGGGATGCTTCCATCATCCCAATGCTTGAGTTTGAAGATCAGCCTTGCTGTCCTGTCAGTAGAGACTGGGCCAGTGACCCATCAGAAGCCAGTGGTAACCTGGAAGCTcctgaaaacaaaaggaaatatgaaGACCTGGACAGTACTGTGACCAAAAAGATGAGGTTTGAGCCCGGGGCTCCTGATGGTATGGCTCACCATCAGAGCTTTGGCAGTCAGAGAAGCAGCCCAGTCCCACCACATGTCAGCAGTTCCAATCTCACTGCAGAGGAATTGGCTGCTGTCACCAGAAAGGCCCCCAATGGTGCCAAAGTGGTGGACGTCTACAGAACTGGAGCCAAGTGTGTGCCTGGAGAAGTCGGAGACTCCGGGAGGCCTGGGGCTGCATATCACCAGGTGGGGCTGCTCCGAGTGAAGCCAGGCCGGGGAGACAGGACTCGCTCCATGTCCTGCAGTGATAAGTTGGCGCGGTGGAATGTCCTCGGATGCCAAGGGGCACTGTTGATGCACTTCCTGGAAGAGCCCATCTACCTGTCAGCTGTGGTCATTGGGCAGTGCCCGTACAGCCAGGAGGCCATGCAGAGGGCGCTGACAGGGAG GTGTCAGGACGTCTCACCTTTACCCAAAGGCTTTGGAGTTCAAGAAGTGAAAATACTGCAGTCAGATTTACTATTTGAACAGAGCCGCTGCGCATTGCAGGCAAAAAGGGCTGACAGCCCAGGCCGACTTGTTCCTTGTGGGGCAG CCATCAGCTGGAGCGCAGTTCCTGAGCAGCCATTGGACGTCACTGCCAACGGCTTTCCACAGGGAACAACGAAGAAAGGAATCGGACACCTTCAGGCCAG ATCTCGAATCAGCAAAGTGGAACTCTTTAGATCATTCCAGAAGCTGCTAAGCAGTATTTCAGAAGACAAATGGCCAGACACACTCAG GCTGCAGAAGCTGGAGACATACCAGGAGTACAAGGAGGCTGCATCTGCTTACCAGGAGG
- the ADAT1 gene encoding tRNA-specific adenosine deaminase 1 isoform X5, protein MVCNVRLWLNYRASAPAQTMWTANEIARLCYEHYGIRLPKQGKPEPNREWTLLAAVVKIQRTADRVCDCPDKPLQVTREVVSMGTGTKCIGQSKMRKNGDILNDSHAEVIARRSFQRYLLHQLHLAAALEEDSIFVPGTQRGLWKLRPDLLFVFYSSHTPCGDASIIPMLEFEDQPCCPVSRDWASDPSEASGNLEAPENKRKYEDLDSTVTKKMRFEPGAPDGMAHHQSFGSQRSSPVPPHVSSSNLTAEELAAVTRKAPNGAKVVDVYRTGAKCVPGEVGDSGRPGAAYHQVGLLRVKPGRGDRTRSMSCSDKLARWNVLGCQGALLMHFLEEPIYLSAVVIGQCPYSQEAMQRALTGRCQDVSPLPKGFGVQEVKILQSDLLFEQSRCALQAKRADSPGRLVPCGAAISWSAVPEQPLDVTANGFPQGTTKKGIGHLQARSRISKVELFRSFQKLLSSISEDKWPDTLRATVKVLLSQHVRNW, encoded by the exons ATGGTTTGTAATGTGCGCCTCTGGCTTAATTACAG GGCCTCTGCACCAGCTCAGACCATGTGGACTGCGAATGAGATTGCAAGGCTGTGTTATGAGCACTATGGGATCAGGCTGCCCAAGCAGGGAAAGCCTGAGCCCAACCGCGAGTGGACTTTATTAGCAGCCGTGGTGAAGATCCAACGCACAGCTGACCGGGTCTGTGACTGCCCTGACAAACCACTGCAAG TAACGAGAGAAGTTGTCTCAATGGGAACAGGAACAAAATGCATAGGCCAGTCCAAAATGAGGAAGAACG GAGACATCCTCAATGACAGCCATGCTGAGGTCATAGCCAGAAGGAGTTTTCAAAG GTACCTTCTCCATCAGCTCCACTTGGCGGCCGCCCTGGAGGAGGATAGTATCTTTGTCCCAGGGACTCAGAGAGGACTGTGGAAACTCAGACCAGACCTCTTGTTTGTGTTTTACTCCAGCCATACTCCCT GTGGGGATGCTTCCATCATCCCAATGCTTGAGTTTGAAGATCAGCCTTGCTGTCCTGTCAGTAGAGACTGGGCCAGTGACCCATCAGAAGCCAGTGGTAACCTGGAAGCTcctgaaaacaaaaggaaatatgaaGACCTGGACAGTACTGTGACCAAAAAGATGAGGTTTGAGCCCGGGGCTCCTGATGGTATGGCTCACCATCAGAGCTTTGGCAGTCAGAGAAGCAGCCCAGTCCCACCACATGTCAGCAGTTCCAATCTCACTGCAGAGGAATTGGCTGCTGTCACCAGAAAGGCCCCCAATGGTGCCAAAGTGGTGGACGTCTACAGAACTGGAGCCAAGTGTGTGCCTGGAGAAGTCGGAGACTCCGGGAGGCCTGGGGCTGCATATCACCAGGTGGGGCTGCTCCGAGTGAAGCCAGGCCGGGGAGACAGGACTCGCTCCATGTCCTGCAGTGATAAGTTGGCGCGGTGGAATGTCCTCGGATGCCAAGGGGCACTGTTGATGCACTTCCTGGAAGAGCCCATCTACCTGTCAGCTGTGGTCATTGGGCAGTGCCCGTACAGCCAGGAGGCCATGCAGAGGGCGCTGACAGGGAG GTGTCAGGACGTCTCACCTTTACCCAAAGGCTTTGGAGTTCAAGAAGTGAAAATACTGCAGTCAGATTTACTATTTGAACAGAGCCGCTGCGCATTGCAGGCAAAAAGGGCTGACAGCCCAGGCCGACTTGTTCCTTGTGGGGCAG CCATCAGCTGGAGCGCAGTTCCTGAGCAGCCATTGGACGTCACTGCCAACGGCTTTCCACAGGGAACAACGAAGAAAGGAATCGGACACCTTCAGGCCAG ATCTCGAATCAGCAAAGTGGAACTCTTTAGATCATTCCAGAAGCTGCTAAGCAGTATTTCAGAAGACAAATGGCCAGACACACTCAG
- the ADAT1 gene encoding tRNA-specific adenosine deaminase 1 isoform X4, translating to MVCNVRLWLNYRASAPAQTMWTANEIARLCYEHYGIRLPKQGKPEPNREWTLLAAVVKIQRTADRVCDCPDKPLQVTREVVSMGTGTKCIGQSKMRKNGDILNDSHAEVIARRSFQRYLLHQLHLAAALEEDSIFVPGTQRGLWKLRPDLLFVFYSSHTPCGDASIIPMLEFEDQPCCPVSRDWASDPSEASGNLEAPENKRKYEDLDSTVTKKMRFEPGAPDGMAHHQSFGSQRSSPVPPHVSSSNLTAEELAAVTRKAPNGAKVVDVYRTGAKCVPGEVGDSGRPGAAYHQVGLLRVKPGRGDRTRSMSCSDKLARWNVLGCQGALLMHFLEEPIYLSAVVIGQCPYSQEAMQRALTGRCQDVSPLPKGFGVQEVKILQSDLLFEQSRCALQAKRADSPGRLVPCGAAISWSAVPEQPLDVTANGFPQGTTKKGIGHLQARSRISKVELFRSFQKLLSSISEDKWPDTLREVYTSNIASLFCVHRWVLIL from the exons ATGGTTTGTAATGTGCGCCTCTGGCTTAATTACAG GGCCTCTGCACCAGCTCAGACCATGTGGACTGCGAATGAGATTGCAAGGCTGTGTTATGAGCACTATGGGATCAGGCTGCCCAAGCAGGGAAAGCCTGAGCCCAACCGCGAGTGGACTTTATTAGCAGCCGTGGTGAAGATCCAACGCACAGCTGACCGGGTCTGTGACTGCCCTGACAAACCACTGCAAG TAACGAGAGAAGTTGTCTCAATGGGAACAGGAACAAAATGCATAGGCCAGTCCAAAATGAGGAAGAACG GAGACATCCTCAATGACAGCCATGCTGAGGTCATAGCCAGAAGGAGTTTTCAAAG GTACCTTCTCCATCAGCTCCACTTGGCGGCCGCCCTGGAGGAGGATAGTATCTTTGTCCCAGGGACTCAGAGAGGACTGTGGAAACTCAGACCAGACCTCTTGTTTGTGTTTTACTCCAGCCATACTCCCT GTGGGGATGCTTCCATCATCCCAATGCTTGAGTTTGAAGATCAGCCTTGCTGTCCTGTCAGTAGAGACTGGGCCAGTGACCCATCAGAAGCCAGTGGTAACCTGGAAGCTcctgaaaacaaaaggaaatatgaaGACCTGGACAGTACTGTGACCAAAAAGATGAGGTTTGAGCCCGGGGCTCCTGATGGTATGGCTCACCATCAGAGCTTTGGCAGTCAGAGAAGCAGCCCAGTCCCACCACATGTCAGCAGTTCCAATCTCACTGCAGAGGAATTGGCTGCTGTCACCAGAAAGGCCCCCAATGGTGCCAAAGTGGTGGACGTCTACAGAACTGGAGCCAAGTGTGTGCCTGGAGAAGTCGGAGACTCCGGGAGGCCTGGGGCTGCATATCACCAGGTGGGGCTGCTCCGAGTGAAGCCAGGCCGGGGAGACAGGACTCGCTCCATGTCCTGCAGTGATAAGTTGGCGCGGTGGAATGTCCTCGGATGCCAAGGGGCACTGTTGATGCACTTCCTGGAAGAGCCCATCTACCTGTCAGCTGTGGTCATTGGGCAGTGCCCGTACAGCCAGGAGGCCATGCAGAGGGCGCTGACAGGGAG GTGTCAGGACGTCTCACCTTTACCCAAAGGCTTTGGAGTTCAAGAAGTGAAAATACTGCAGTCAGATTTACTATTTGAACAGAGCCGCTGCGCATTGCAGGCAAAAAGGGCTGACAGCCCAGGCCGACTTGTTCCTTGTGGGGCAG CCATCAGCTGGAGCGCAGTTCCTGAGCAGCCATTGGACGTCACTGCCAACGGCTTTCCACAGGGAACAACGAAGAAAGGAATCGGACACCTTCAGGCCAG ATCTCGAATCAGCAAAGTGGAACTCTTTAGATCATTCCAGAAGCTGCTAAGCAGTATTTCAGAAGACAAATGGCCAGACACACTCAG
- the ADAT1 gene encoding tRNA-specific adenosine deaminase 1 isoform X7 yields the protein MGTGTKCIGQSKMRKNGDILNDSHAEVIARRSFQRYLLHQLHLAAALEEDSIFVPGTQRGLWKLRPDLLFVFYSSHTPCGDASIIPMLEFEDQPCCPVSRDWASDPSEASGNLEAPENKRKYEDLDSTVTKKMRFEPGAPDGMAHHQSFGSQRSSPVPPHVSSSNLTAEELAAVTRKAPNGAKVVDVYRTGAKCVPGEVGDSGRPGAAYHQVGLLRVKPGRGDRTRSMSCSDKLARWNVLGCQGALLMHFLEEPIYLSAVVIGQCPYSQEAMQRALTGRCQDVSPLPKGFGVQEVKILQSDLLFEQSRCALQAKRADSPGRLVPCGAAISWSAVPEQPLDVTANGFPQGTTKKGIGHLQARSRISKVELFRSFQKLLSSISEDKWPDTLRLQKLETYQEYKEAASAYQEAWNILRKQAFGSWIRNPPEYHQFK from the exons ATGGGAACAGGAACAAAATGCATAGGCCAGTCCAAAATGAGGAAGAACG GAGACATCCTCAATGACAGCCATGCTGAGGTCATAGCCAGAAGGAGTTTTCAAAG GTACCTTCTCCATCAGCTCCACTTGGCGGCCGCCCTGGAGGAGGATAGTATCTTTGTCCCAGGGACTCAGAGAGGACTGTGGAAACTCAGACCAGACCTCTTGTTTGTGTTTTACTCCAGCCATACTCCCT GTGGGGATGCTTCCATCATCCCAATGCTTGAGTTTGAAGATCAGCCTTGCTGTCCTGTCAGTAGAGACTGGGCCAGTGACCCATCAGAAGCCAGTGGTAACCTGGAAGCTcctgaaaacaaaaggaaatatgaaGACCTGGACAGTACTGTGACCAAAAAGATGAGGTTTGAGCCCGGGGCTCCTGATGGTATGGCTCACCATCAGAGCTTTGGCAGTCAGAGAAGCAGCCCAGTCCCACCACATGTCAGCAGTTCCAATCTCACTGCAGAGGAATTGGCTGCTGTCACCAGAAAGGCCCCCAATGGTGCCAAAGTGGTGGACGTCTACAGAACTGGAGCCAAGTGTGTGCCTGGAGAAGTCGGAGACTCCGGGAGGCCTGGGGCTGCATATCACCAGGTGGGGCTGCTCCGAGTGAAGCCAGGCCGGGGAGACAGGACTCGCTCCATGTCCTGCAGTGATAAGTTGGCGCGGTGGAATGTCCTCGGATGCCAAGGGGCACTGTTGATGCACTTCCTGGAAGAGCCCATCTACCTGTCAGCTGTGGTCATTGGGCAGTGCCCGTACAGCCAGGAGGCCATGCAGAGGGCGCTGACAGGGAG GTGTCAGGACGTCTCACCTTTACCCAAAGGCTTTGGAGTTCAAGAAGTGAAAATACTGCAGTCAGATTTACTATTTGAACAGAGCCGCTGCGCATTGCAGGCAAAAAGGGCTGACAGCCCAGGCCGACTTGTTCCTTGTGGGGCAG CCATCAGCTGGAGCGCAGTTCCTGAGCAGCCATTGGACGTCACTGCCAACGGCTTTCCACAGGGAACAACGAAGAAAGGAATCGGACACCTTCAGGCCAG ATCTCGAATCAGCAAAGTGGAACTCTTTAGATCATTCCAGAAGCTGCTAAGCAGTATTTCAGAAGACAAATGGCCAGACACACTCAG GCTGCAGAAGCTGGAGACATACCAGGAGTACAAGGAGGCTGCATCTGCTTACCAGGAGG
- the ADAT1 gene encoding tRNA-specific adenosine deaminase 1 isoform X6 has translation MVCNVRLWLNYRASAPAQTMWTANEIARLCYEHYGIRLPKQGKPEPNREWTLLAAVVKIQRTADRVCDCPDKPLQVTREVVSMGTGTKCIGQSKMRKNGDILNDSHAEVIARRSFQRYLLHQLHLAAALEEDSIFVPGTQRGLWKLRPDLLFVFYSSHTPCGDASIIPMLEFEDQPCCPVSRDWASDPSEASGNLEAPENKRKYEDLDSTVTKKMRFEPGAPDGMAHHQSFGSQRSSPVPPHVSSSNLTAEELAAVTRKAPNGAKVVDVYRTGAKCVPGEVGDSGRPGAAYHQVGLLRVKPGRGDRTRSMSCSDKLARWNVLGCQGALLMHFLEEPIYLSAVVIGQCPYSQEAMQRALTGRCQDVSPLPKGFGVQEVKILQSDLLFEQSRCALQAKRADSPGRLVPCGAAISWSAVPEQPLDVTANGFPQGTTKKGIGHLQARSRISKVELFRSFQKLLSSISEDKWPDTLRSWPKMKE, from the exons ATGGTTTGTAATGTGCGCCTCTGGCTTAATTACAG GGCCTCTGCACCAGCTCAGACCATGTGGACTGCGAATGAGATTGCAAGGCTGTGTTATGAGCACTATGGGATCAGGCTGCCCAAGCAGGGAAAGCCTGAGCCCAACCGCGAGTGGACTTTATTAGCAGCCGTGGTGAAGATCCAACGCACAGCTGACCGGGTCTGTGACTGCCCTGACAAACCACTGCAAG TAACGAGAGAAGTTGTCTCAATGGGAACAGGAACAAAATGCATAGGCCAGTCCAAAATGAGGAAGAACG GAGACATCCTCAATGACAGCCATGCTGAGGTCATAGCCAGAAGGAGTTTTCAAAG GTACCTTCTCCATCAGCTCCACTTGGCGGCCGCCCTGGAGGAGGATAGTATCTTTGTCCCAGGGACTCAGAGAGGACTGTGGAAACTCAGACCAGACCTCTTGTTTGTGTTTTACTCCAGCCATACTCCCT GTGGGGATGCTTCCATCATCCCAATGCTTGAGTTTGAAGATCAGCCTTGCTGTCCTGTCAGTAGAGACTGGGCCAGTGACCCATCAGAAGCCAGTGGTAACCTGGAAGCTcctgaaaacaaaaggaaatatgaaGACCTGGACAGTACTGTGACCAAAAAGATGAGGTTTGAGCCCGGGGCTCCTGATGGTATGGCTCACCATCAGAGCTTTGGCAGTCAGAGAAGCAGCCCAGTCCCACCACATGTCAGCAGTTCCAATCTCACTGCAGAGGAATTGGCTGCTGTCACCAGAAAGGCCCCCAATGGTGCCAAAGTGGTGGACGTCTACAGAACTGGAGCCAAGTGTGTGCCTGGAGAAGTCGGAGACTCCGGGAGGCCTGGGGCTGCATATCACCAGGTGGGGCTGCTCCGAGTGAAGCCAGGCCGGGGAGACAGGACTCGCTCCATGTCCTGCAGTGATAAGTTGGCGCGGTGGAATGTCCTCGGATGCCAAGGGGCACTGTTGATGCACTTCCTGGAAGAGCCCATCTACCTGTCAGCTGTGGTCATTGGGCAGTGCCCGTACAGCCAGGAGGCCATGCAGAGGGCGCTGACAGGGAG GTGTCAGGACGTCTCACCTTTACCCAAAGGCTTTGGAGTTCAAGAAGTGAAAATACTGCAGTCAGATTTACTATTTGAACAGAGCCGCTGCGCATTGCAGGCAAAAAGGGCTGACAGCCCAGGCCGACTTGTTCCTTGTGGGGCAG CCATCAGCTGGAGCGCAGTTCCTGAGCAGCCATTGGACGTCACTGCCAACGGCTTTCCACAGGGAACAACGAAGAAAGGAATCGGACACCTTCAGGCCAG ATCTCGAATCAGCAAAGTGGAACTCTTTAGATCATTCCAGAAGCTGCTAAGCAGTATTTCAGAAGACAAATGGCCAGACACACTCAG ATCTTGGCCAAAAATGAAAGAGTAG